The proteins below come from a single Papaver somniferum cultivar HN1 chromosome 11, ASM357369v1, whole genome shotgun sequence genomic window:
- the LOC113324635 gene encoding serpin-ZX-like → MTIEKKLKVKPPSFKTHGSATRKTVKAETSNKSTANSCMKLVKDVRLKESKNKNFVFSPFSIDTVILGLLNSESLDNLNCGNSKLIDSCGKRKEPKLCFVGGVWTEKSCPIKPSYKRVTAAVYKAEAKAVDFKNQSNKVLNEVNNWVENKTNGLIKNLIPNRAVNEDNQSLVLTGEFKVPKFKILFDFDASRVLKVLGVVLPFDPSKAGLTEMVNIDGTCKLHAEKVFHKCFVEVDEKGTEAAASTAVCGMYVSARRTGRAKPRVDFVADHPFMFIIREEQSGMVLFMGHVLNPLLKF, encoded by the exons ATGACCATCGAAAAGAAACTAAAAGTAAAGCCTCCCTCATTCAAAACTCATGGATCAGCAACAAGGAAAACTGTGAAGGCAGAAACTAGTAACAAAAGCACCGCCAATTCATGCATGAAACTAGTCAAGGATGTCCGGTTAAAAGAATCGAAGAACAAGAATTTTGTATTCTCTCCATTCTCAATAGACACTGTg ATATTAGGCTTACTCAACTCTGAAAGCCTCGACAATCTAAATTGTGGTAATTCTAAACTCATTGACTCATGCGGAAAACGGAAGGAACCCAAACTTTGTTTTGTTGGTGGTGTTTGGACTGAAAAATCTTGTCCCATTAAACCTTCATACAAAAGAGTTACCGCCGCAGTATATAAAGCAGAAGCCAAAGCTGTGGATTTCAAAAATCAG AGCAATAAGGTGCTGAACGAGGTGAATAACTGGGTTGAAAACAAAACCAATGGATTAATCAAAAATCTTATTCCCAACAGAGCAGTCAATGAAG ACAATCAAAGTTTGGTTCTGACGGGAGAATTCAAGGTTCCGAAGTTCAAAATCCTTTTTGATTTTGATGCATCAAGAGTACTCAAGGTATTGGGCGTAGTTTTGCCTTTTGATCCATCCAAAGCAGGGCTGACAGAGATGGTTAATATTGATGGTACCTGTAAGCTTCATGCTGAGAAAGTTTTTCACAAGTGTTTTGTTGAAGTTGATGAAAAAGGAACCGAGGCTGCTGCTTCTACTGCTGTTTGCGGCATGTATGTATCTGCTCGTCGTACTGGTCGTGCTAAACCTCGTGTCGATTTTGTGGCCGATCATCCTTTCATGTTCATTATACGAGAGGAGCAAAGTGGCATGGTGTTGTTCATGGGACATGTCCTCAACCCATTGTTAAAATTTTGA